In the genome of Fretibacterium sp. OH1220_COT-178, one region contains:
- a CDS encoding ZinT/AdcA family metal-binding protein: MKSGKWKLGVSLCLLVFALMFLGGCGGSDSNQQTRIFGPWAGSWTSSTTFLDAPEMVDVYKMLAEKAAAAGKKTNTPEAVKAFFKAMGNSDFAGLRLEGDKVTFLNADGTSKETLSYTYEGIEKRKFGEYPLSWSTFQATSASSYKYLVMMPPEQHGTGPVHFHVRYGDKGIAYLLDTPALQGWWPTLCKEGTTAAKYAAGILEGADEMVGMLP, from the coding sequence ATGAAGTCTGGAAAGTGGAAGCTGGGAGTTTCTCTTTGCCTACTTGTTTTTGCCTTGATGTTCTTGGGGGGGTGCGGCGGGTCGGATAGCAATCAGCAGACCCGAATTTTTGGTCCCTGGGCGGGGAGCTGGACGAGTTCCACTACTTTCCTTGACGCGCCCGAGATGGTTGATGTCTACAAGATGCTGGCAGAGAAGGCTGCCGCTGCAGGAAAGAAGACCAACACGCCGGAGGCGGTAAAAGCCTTTTTCAAGGCAATGGGGAATTCGGATTTTGCAGGATTGAGACTGGAGGGAGACAAGGTTACTTTCCTGAATGCCGATGGTACGTCTAAGGAGACCCTGTCCTATACTTATGAGGGGATTGAGAAGCGGAAATTCGGCGAGTATCCCTTGAGCTGGTCGACCTTTCAGGCGACGTCCGCGAGCTCCTATAAATACCTCGTTATGATGCCTCCGGAGCAACACGGTACTGGGCCTGTCCATTTTCACGTCCGTTACGGTGACAAGGGTATAGCGTATTTGTTGGACACACCTGCACTGCAGGGGTGGTGGCCGACGCTCTGCAAGGAGGGGACGACGGCTGCCAAGTACGCCGCGGGGATCCTGGAAGGGGCGGACGAGATGGTGGGCATGCTGCCTTAG
- a CDS encoding AAA family ATPase, with protein sequence MLEELRLWNVGGIGQTALSFDRGLTVITGESGAGKSSIVRALELVAGARGQASLIRGGEEEAGAEATFSTALHFPGLEDSLQPEEGALFARRVLPRGDRARAALQGIHVPLGTYAQAMGRLLRIQSQFAQMELLDADRQLSMVDSCIDSEARAAARELRTVFDQARACDRELRGMAERRAEIERQYANAGEVLALVRKVRPEPGLEGALESEIGAINRRLAQQDRARQNLDRLCGGLSEQGLLDELRNIGESLLEILPEEEHSKARHSLTEGVQAFTDVAETVREGLEGHANEAMERDRLESRLGALRRLKRLSGTRTEDELLAYCRDAAESLEWLETSYAQLEDLSQRSRDLKRRASALALVLREGRRTAASALEARVNALLADLGMEGIEFSVVLKELTKLRRSGADEAEFLLSAGKRSGRVDKIASGGELSRLLLALQLSLPDEWLPPSLVFDEVEAGLGGRAAVLSGVKLKALSRRCQVVLVTHEASIAALGDVHILVRREGGESQVRRVEGEERVTEIARMLSGTPNLAEARDHARRLLAEREADEALPSR encoded by the coding sequence GTGCTGGAGGAACTCCGTCTCTGGAACGTCGGGGGCATCGGACAAACCGCCCTCTCCTTCGATCGGGGGCTGACCGTCATCACCGGCGAGAGCGGCGCGGGCAAGAGCAGCATCGTCCGGGCCCTCGAGCTCGTCGCCGGGGCGCGGGGACAAGCGTCCCTGATCCGGGGCGGAGAGGAGGAGGCGGGGGCGGAGGCGACCTTCTCCACCGCCCTCCATTTTCCGGGCCTGGAGGACTCCCTGCAGCCGGAGGAGGGGGCGCTCTTTGCGCGGCGCGTTCTGCCGCGCGGCGACCGTGCACGAGCGGCCCTCCAGGGCATCCATGTCCCGCTCGGGACCTATGCTCAGGCCATGGGACGCCTGCTCCGCATTCAAAGCCAGTTCGCCCAGATGGAGCTCCTGGACGCCGATCGGCAGCTTTCCATGGTGGACTCCTGCATCGATTCCGAGGCCCGGGCGGCCGCCCGGGAACTGCGGACCGTCTTCGACCAGGCCCGTGCCTGCGACAGGGAGCTGAGGGGGATGGCGGAGCGAAGGGCGGAGATCGAGCGCCAATACGCCAACGCCGGCGAGGTCCTGGCTCTCGTCCGAAAGGTGCGGCCCGAACCCGGCCTCGAGGGCGCGCTCGAATCCGAGATCGGCGCCATCAACCGGCGCCTGGCGCAGCAGGATAGGGCGAGGCAGAACCTGGACCGTCTCTGCGGCGGACTCTCCGAGCAGGGACTTCTCGACGAGCTGAGAAACATCGGCGAATCCCTGCTGGAGATCCTGCCGGAGGAGGAGCACTCCAAAGCACGCCATTCACTGACCGAGGGCGTGCAAGCCTTTACGGACGTCGCCGAGACGGTTCGGGAGGGCCTGGAGGGACACGCGAACGAGGCGATGGAGAGGGACCGTCTGGAGTCGCGCCTCGGAGCGTTGCGCCGGCTGAAACGCCTGTCCGGCACCCGAACCGAGGACGAGTTGCTGGCCTACTGCCGGGATGCCGCGGAAAGCCTGGAGTGGCTGGAGACGAGTTACGCGCAGCTCGAAGATCTGTCGCAGCGCTCCCGGGACCTCAAGCGCAGGGCCAGCGCCCTGGCTCTCGTCCTGCGCGAGGGGCGCAGGACCGCTGCCTCCGCCCTGGAGGCGAGGGTCAACGCACTTCTGGCCGACCTGGGCATGGAGGGCATCGAATTCTCCGTTGTGCTGAAGGAGCTCACAAAACTGCGCCGAAGCGGCGCGGACGAGGCGGAGTTCCTCCTCTCCGCCGGAAAGCGCTCCGGGCGCGTGGACAAGATCGCCTCCGGGGGGGAGTTGAGCCGGCTGCTCCTGGCGCTTCAATTGTCCCTTCCCGACGAGTGGCTTCCGCCCAGCCTCGTGTTCGACGAGGTGGAGGCCGGGCTGGGCGGACGGGCCGCCGTATTGTCCGGGGTCAAGCTGAAGGCGCTTTCGCGCCGCTGCCAAGTCGTCCTGGTCACCCACGAGGCCTCGATCGCGGCCTTGGGAGATGTCCATATCCTCGTCCGCCGGGAGGGCGGAGAATCCCAAGTGCGGAGGGTCGAGGGCGAGGAGCGCGTGACCGAGATCGCGAGGATGCTCTCCGGCACCCCCAACCTTGCGGAGGCCCGCGATCACGCCCGCAGGCTTCTGGCCGAAAGGGAGGCCGACGAGGCCTTGCCTTCGCGATAG
- a CDS encoding MoaD/ThiS family protein yields MVKVLLFGELKRLAASSEVFLEVRETNVLNALVDLSARYGGRFREIVLGDGDERAIVLVNGAPVRFGVMEKRLNDGDVLSLMPLCEEGPE; encoded by the coding sequence ATGGTGAAGGTCTTGCTGTTTGGAGAGCTGAAGCGCCTGGCGGCGAGCTCGGAGGTTTTTCTGGAGGTTCGGGAGACCAATGTGCTGAACGCCCTGGTCGACCTTTCCGCCCGCTACGGGGGGCGTTTTCGTGAGATCGTCCTCGGGGATGGCGACGAGAGGGCGATCGTCCTGGTGAACGGGGCTCCCGTTCGTTTTGGGGTCATGGAAAAGCGATTGAACGACGGCGATGTCCTGAGCCTGATGCCGCTCTGCGAGGAGGGGCCGGAATGA
- a CDS encoding ABC transporter permease, which translates to METLVPILAAAVRSGTPILYATLGEILTEKGGVMNLGLEGIMLMGALSGFVVTFSTGNPWLGLGAAFAVGMGLGLIHAFLTVTMKGNQVVCGLAMTMFGSGVSALMGRAHIGVTIGGLNPVPIPGLSDLPVLGRVLFSQDVMVYASLVLMALLYFFFSATRPGMNLRAVGDNPKAADAMGLSVARVRYLYTILGAGLVSLGGAYMSIVYNKFWAEGMIAGRGWIAVAMVIFAIWNPFQAAVGAYLFGGVEAFQLRLQTAGTSIPAPLLMMLPYVMTILVLLFISIGRGRSVVLGAPTALGVPFDREERD; encoded by the coding sequence ATGGAGACCCTGGTTCCGATTTTGGCCGCCGCCGTCCGGAGCGGCACGCCGATTCTCTATGCCACGCTGGGCGAGATCCTGACGGAGAAGGGCGGGGTCATGAACCTGGGGCTCGAGGGAATCATGCTGATGGGGGCCCTGTCGGGGTTCGTGGTCACGTTCTCCACGGGAAATCCCTGGCTGGGCCTGGGGGCCGCCTTTGCGGTCGGGATGGGGCTGGGGCTGATCCACGCCTTCCTGACCGTGACCATGAAGGGCAATCAGGTGGTCTGCGGCCTGGCCATGACGATGTTCGGCTCGGGCGTCAGTGCGCTGATGGGCCGTGCGCACATCGGGGTGACCATCGGCGGCCTGAACCCCGTTCCGATACCCGGCCTGTCGGACCTGCCGGTCCTCGGTCGGGTGCTCTTCTCGCAGGATGTGATGGTCTACGCCTCGCTCGTGCTGATGGCGCTGCTGTACTTCTTTTTCTCCGCGACGAGGCCGGGGATGAACCTGAGGGCGGTCGGCGACAACCCCAAGGCCGCGGACGCCATGGGGCTCTCCGTCGCCCGCGTCCGCTATCTCTACACTATTCTCGGTGCGGGGCTGGTGTCCCTGGGTGGGGCCTACATGTCGATCGTCTACAACAAATTCTGGGCGGAGGGCATGATCGCCGGACGGGGCTGGATTGCCGTGGCCATGGTCATCTTCGCGATCTGGAACCCCTTCCAGGCCGCCGTGGGCGCCTATCTCTTCGGGGGGGTCGAGGCCTTCCAGCTGAGGCTCCAGACGGCGGGCACCTCCATTCCCGCGCCGCTCCTGATGATGCTGCCCTACGTCATGACGATTCTGGTGCTGCTCTTCATCTCGATCGGGCGGGGGAGAAGCGTCGTCCTGGGGGCTCCGACGGCGTTGGGGGTGCCCTTCGACCGGGAGGAACGGGACTAG
- a CDS encoding NAD(+)/NADH kinase, protein MKKLGMIVNTHKPEAIAMARRLLQWGQDKGLSILLPQQEASVLTTVGIPDEEWLRTVEVALVIGGDGTFLRAARYVLDADTLLYGINLGHLGFLASGKPDDAETDLENILNGHYNVLCRRLLRCVLHRDGVPLHTLYALNDVVLSKNAIARLLHIEVRFDDRFFGVLPADGVIVSSPTGSTAYALSAGGPIIPPHLDSMLLAPLCAHTLYSRPLMAAATDRISLIPRGSSRDITLTQDGQLGYEVFPGDRMDIELAQDKCIRTITMPERTFLDLVQEKLGWGQSRAVSEKE, encoded by the coding sequence ATGAAAAAACTGGGGATGATCGTCAACACGCACAAGCCCGAGGCCATCGCGATGGCGCGTCGGCTGTTGCAGTGGGGACAGGACAAAGGGCTCTCCATCCTCCTCCCCCAACAGGAGGCCTCGGTCCTCACGACCGTCGGGATCCCGGACGAGGAGTGGCTGAGGACGGTCGAGGTCGCCCTCGTCATCGGCGGGGACGGGACGTTCCTGCGCGCCGCACGCTACGTGCTCGACGCGGACACCCTCCTTTACGGCATCAACCTGGGGCATCTCGGCTTTCTCGCCTCCGGCAAGCCCGACGACGCGGAGACGGACCTGGAGAACATCCTGAACGGCCACTACAACGTTCTGTGCCGCAGGCTCCTGCGGTGCGTCCTCCACCGGGACGGCGTGCCGCTCCATACCCTTTACGCCCTCAACGACGTCGTCCTCAGCAAAAACGCCATCGCGCGGCTGCTCCACATCGAGGTGCGGTTCGACGACCGCTTCTTCGGCGTTCTTCCGGCGGACGGGGTCATCGTCTCCTCCCCCACGGGCTCGACCGCCTACGCCCTCTCCGCAGGCGGCCCCATCATCCCGCCTCATCTCGACAGCATGCTGCTCGCCCCCCTCTGCGCCCACACGCTCTACTCCCGTCCGCTCATGGCGGCGGCCACGGACCGGATCTCGCTCATCCCGCGCGGAAGCTCCCGCGACATCACCCTGACGCAGGACGGCCAGCTGGGCTACGAGGTCTTTCCCGGGGACCGCATGGACATCGAACTGGCCCAGGACAAGTGCATCCGCACCATCACCATGCCCGAGCGCACCTTCCTCGACCTCGTCCAGGAGAAGCTCGGCTGGGGACAGAGCCGGGCCGTGTCCGAAAAGGAGTGA
- a CDS encoding ABC transporter permease, producing MRLRVEKRLDPSAWINAAVSVLSVLLAFGVGGVLLHVQGVSPIEAYKMIFDSAFGSAYDLSETVVKALPLAMVSLAAMLCFTMLIWNIGGEGQALIGALAAAAVVRYFPMENSLAMLASMAAAAAVAGGTWAGIAGFLKGRWNVNEIISTLMLNYIAIKLLEYFVYGPWRDPSSLGFPMTAPFIDSARLPTLWGTRIHLGLYAVLALTAVMWVLLRRSRWGYEIRVMGNNARAAHYAGMNYERSVILVMFVSGAIAGCAGMCEVSGLQGRLQAGFTAQYGYTAIIVAWLSRLNPLLSLLVAFLMGALLVGGDALQIMMGLPVATATILQGLILFFVLGGQFFYNYRISWIDGGKS from the coding sequence ATGAGGCTGAGGGTGGAGAAGCGGCTCGATCCCTCCGCCTGGATCAACGCCGCCGTGTCGGTGCTGTCGGTGCTGCTGGCCTTTGGGGTGGGGGGTGTGCTCCTGCACGTGCAGGGGGTATCGCCCATCGAGGCCTACAAGATGATCTTCGATTCGGCCTTCGGCAGTGCCTACGACCTGAGCGAGACGGTGGTGAAGGCGCTGCCCCTGGCGATGGTGTCGCTGGCGGCGATGCTCTGCTTCACGATGCTGATCTGGAACATCGGCGGGGAAGGGCAGGCCCTGATCGGCGCCCTGGCCGCTGCGGCCGTGGTGCGCTATTTTCCCATGGAAAACTCCCTTGCGATGCTGGCCTCGATGGCGGCCGCGGCCGCGGTCGCCGGCGGGACGTGGGCGGGGATCGCCGGCTTTCTCAAGGGACGCTGGAACGTCAACGAGATCATCTCGACCCTGATGCTGAACTATATCGCCATCAAACTGCTGGAGTACTTCGTCTACGGCCCATGGCGGGATCCCTCCTCCCTGGGGTTCCCCATGACGGCGCCCTTCATCGACTCCGCGCGCCTGCCGACGCTCTGGGGGACGCGCATCCACCTGGGGCTTTACGCCGTTCTGGCCCTGACGGCGGTCATGTGGGTCCTGCTCCGCAGGAGCCGCTGGGGCTACGAGATCCGGGTGATGGGAAACAACGCCCGGGCGGCCCACTACGCCGGGATGAACTACGAGCGGAGCGTGATCCTGGTCATGTTCGTCTCCGGGGCCATCGCGGGCTGTGCGGGGATGTGCGAGGTCTCGGGCCTTCAGGGGCGCCTGCAGGCCGGATTCACCGCCCAGTACGGCTACACGGCGATCATCGTCGCCTGGCTGTCCCGGCTCAATCCTCTGCTCAGCCTCCTCGTCGCCTTCCTGATGGGGGCGCTTCTCGTGGGGGGCGATGCGCTGCAGATCATGATGGGGCTGCCGGTGGCGACCGCCACCATTCTCCAGGGCCTGATCCTGTTCTTCGTGCTGGGGGGACAGTTCTTCTACAATTACCGTATTTCCTGGATCGATGGAGGTAAGAGCTGA
- the dcd gene encoding dCTP deaminase, whose translation MILSGKEILRHMGKEIVIDPFDERRLNPNSYNLTLHDELMVYACEALDMRIPNETETLAIPRDGLLLKPGKLYLGRTVEYTRTESYVPMLEGRSSIGRLGLCIHVTAGFGDVGFAGYWTLEIFCVQPVRIYPGIEICQIYYHTLEGDYEPYRSGKYQNNTGIQPSLMYRDFARAEADRP comes from the coding sequence GTGATTCTCTCCGGAAAGGAAATCCTGAGGCACATGGGGAAGGAGATCGTCATCGATCCCTTCGACGAACGGAGGCTCAACCCCAACAGCTACAACCTGACCCTGCACGACGAACTGATGGTCTACGCGTGCGAAGCGCTCGACATGAGAATCCCCAACGAAACCGAGACGCTCGCCATCCCCAGGGACGGCCTTCTCCTGAAGCCGGGCAAACTCTACCTGGGACGGACCGTCGAGTACACCCGCACCGAGTCCTACGTCCCCATGCTCGAAGGGCGCTCGTCCATCGGCCGACTCGGACTCTGCATCCACGTGACCGCGGGCTTCGGCGACGTCGGTTTCGCGGGCTACTGGACCCTCGAGATCTTCTGCGTCCAGCCCGTCCGCATCTACCCGGGAATCGAGATCTGCCAGATCTATTACCACACGCTCGAGGGCGACTACGAGCCCTACCGAAGCGGCAAGTACCAAAACAACACGGGCATACAGCCCAGCCTGATGTACAGGGACTTCGCACGGGCGGAGGCCGATCGGCCCTGA
- a CDS encoding RluA family pseudouridine synthase has product MSYRLLLSRDHDGRRLDRTLRSIWPAVPLSAIMRSLRKGEVRLDSVRVREPGTRVRAGQELYVPWEGPEERSFERRGTVPVLWRGDAALVVNKPANLLVQPDVKDGDSVITRVWSMVGGREAGFAPAAVHRLDRNTTGALVVALRGDALRGLERLFKERRVVKRYLAIVVGRSREAGEIDAPLLKDAEANTVRVASEGKRALTRYRRLAGDDGMSLVAIDLLTGRTHQARVHMAHAGFPILGDRKYGCFEANRSRGEVRRPLLHAFELGFPEGLDGPLAELSGRTFRAPLPEEMQAVAVRRGWDVSVLGN; this is encoded by the coding sequence ATGAGCTACCGCCTGCTCCTTTCCCGGGACCACGACGGGCGCCGTCTCGACCGCACGCTGCGCTCGATATGGCCGGCCGTCCCCCTCTCCGCCATCATGCGGAGCCTGCGCAAGGGGGAGGTGCGGCTGGACTCCGTCCGGGTTCGGGAGCCGGGTACGCGCGTCCGTGCGGGGCAGGAGCTTTACGTCCCCTGGGAGGGCCCGGAGGAGCGGAGCTTCGAGCGGCGGGGGACCGTTCCGGTCCTCTGGCGGGGGGATGCGGCGCTCGTCGTGAACAAGCCCGCGAACCTGCTCGTTCAGCCCGACGTCAAGGACGGCGACAGCGTGATCACGCGGGTCTGGAGCATGGTGGGGGGGCGCGAGGCCGGGTTTGCCCCCGCCGCCGTCCATCGCCTCGACCGCAACACGACCGGAGCGCTTGTCGTCGCCCTCCGGGGCGACGCCTTGCGGGGCCTGGAGCGCCTCTTCAAGGAGAGGCGCGTGGTCAAGCGCTACCTGGCGATCGTCGTGGGACGGTCCCGCGAGGCCGGGGAGATCGATGCCCCTCTGCTGAAGGACGCGGAGGCGAACACCGTTCGCGTGGCTTCCGAGGGGAAGAGGGCCCTGACCCGCTACCGGCGCCTGGCGGGCGACGACGGGATGTCCCTGGTGGCCATCGACCTGCTGACGGGGCGGACGCACCAGGCCCGCGTGCACATGGCCCATGCGGGGTTCCCCATACTGGGGGACCGGAAGTACGGCTGTTTCGAGGCGAACCGAAGCCGGGGGGAGGTGCGGCGTCCTTTGCTCCACGCGTTCGAGCTGGGCTTTCCCGAGGGGCTCGACGGTCCCCTGGCCGAGCTGTCGGGCCGGACCTTTAGGGCGCCCCTGCCCGAGGAGATGCAGGCGGTCGCCGTGAGGCGAGGGTGGGACGTCTCCGTTTTGGGGAACTGA
- a CDS encoding ABC transporter ATP-binding protein: protein MEEGTKRVPLVEMRGITKQFSGVTANSEVDFSVEAGEVHALLGENGAGKSTLMNVLYGLYAPDSGQIFVNGVPKVFRSPSDAIAAGIGMVHQHFMLVQTQTVWENMILGLPGTGFVLPRRRIQDRIAEISEHYGLRIDPSAMVWQLSMGEQQRVAILQMLYRNASVLILDEPTAVLTPQEAQNLFKTMRRMTEEGHGIVFISHKMHEVMSETRRVTVLRRGRNAGSVRTAETSPGALAEMMMGTKVPIDLHKKPLKAGPPVFEAENISVLNDRGLVAVDGLSFRLRPYEILGIAGVAGNGQRELCEGIVGLRALSSGCVRMEGTDMTNAAPRRFVDKGVHYIPADRKRVGMVADMDVSSNTILRNYWQNPISRSGFIDWRRSEDYSKNIIQDFNVSVPSPRTPVRNLSGGNLQKLLLGRELSGDPKVVVAMHPTWGLDVAATRYVREQLLKEREQGAAILLISEDLDELMALSDRLAVLFKGKFMGILADPASVSFEKVGLMMAGSWISEVLRDEAGVCGEGSR, encoded by the coding sequence ATGGAAGAGGGGACGAAACGGGTTCCTCTTGTGGAGATGCGGGGCATCACCAAGCAGTTCTCGGGGGTGACGGCCAACAGTGAGGTCGATTTCTCGGTGGAGGCCGGGGAGGTTCACGCCCTCCTGGGGGAGAACGGGGCCGGAAAATCCACCCTGATGAACGTTCTGTACGGCCTGTATGCCCCGGACTCGGGACAGATTTTTGTGAATGGAGTCCCCAAGGTCTTCCGGTCGCCGAGCGACGCCATCGCGGCGGGCATCGGCATGGTGCACCAGCACTTCATGCTGGTTCAGACCCAGACGGTCTGGGAGAACATGATCCTGGGGCTTCCGGGGACCGGCTTTGTTCTGCCGCGCCGAAGGATTCAGGACAGGATCGCGGAGATCTCGGAGCACTACGGGCTCCGGATCGACCCCTCCGCAATGGTCTGGCAGCTCTCCATGGGGGAACAGCAGCGCGTGGCGATCCTGCAGATGCTCTACCGCAACGCCTCGGTCCTGATCCTGGACGAGCCCACGGCGGTCCTGACGCCCCAGGAGGCGCAGAACCTCTTCAAGACGATGCGCCGCATGACGGAGGAGGGGCACGGGATCGTCTTCATCTCGCACAAGATGCACGAGGTCATGAGCGAGACGCGGCGGGTCACGGTGCTCCGCAGGGGGCGCAACGCGGGCTCCGTGAGGACCGCGGAGACCTCGCCCGGGGCGTTGGCGGAGATGATGATGGGGACCAAGGTCCCGATCGACCTCCATAAAAAGCCGTTGAAGGCGGGCCCCCCCGTGTTCGAGGCCGAGAACATCTCGGTGCTCAACGACCGGGGGCTGGTGGCCGTGGACGGGCTTTCCTTCCGGCTCCGCCCCTACGAGATCCTGGGCATAGCGGGGGTGGCGGGAAACGGCCAGAGGGAGCTCTGCGAGGGGATCGTCGGGCTTCGGGCCCTGAGCTCGGGATGCGTCCGCATGGAGGGGACGGACATGACGAACGCGGCGCCCCGCCGCTTCGTGGACAAGGGCGTGCACTACATCCCCGCCGACCGCAAGCGGGTCGGCATGGTGGCGGACATGGACGTCAGCAGCAACACGATCCTCCGCAACTACTGGCAGAACCCCATCTCGCGCTCCGGCTTCATCGACTGGAGACGCTCGGAGGACTACTCGAAGAACATCATCCAGGACTTCAACGTCTCGGTCCCCTCGCCGAGGACCCCCGTGCGGAACCTGAGCGGGGGCAACCTCCAGAAGCTCCTGCTGGGGCGCGAGCTCTCCGGAGACCCCAAGGTGGTCGTGGCCATGCACCCCACCTGGGGCCTGGACGTCGCCGCCACGCGCTACGTGCGCGAGCAGCTGCTGAAGGAGCGCGAGCAGGGGGCGGCGATCCTGCTGATCTCCGAGGACCTGGACGAGCTGATGGCCCTGAGCGATCGGCTGGCCGTGCTGTTCAAGGGAAAGTTCATGGGCATCCTCGCGGACCCCGCCTCGGTGTCGTTCGAGAAGGTGGGGCTGATGATGGCGGGCTCGTGGATCTCCGAGGTCCTGAGGGACGAGGCCGGGGTATGCGGGGAGGGCTCGCGATGA
- a CDS encoding 3'-5' exoribonuclease YhaM family protein has protein sequence MKEKKRLTVEETRRLSKDSAFSLLGVVSRLVRKKDRNDNPFWDISVMDGTGQIDGKIWGNSEWWRLRGEERTRLDPLADDEVLNLEGCTAGLQGKVVEFRDQNQYNFNVVYLVDQDKYPAHGFVRRSPFSDEAMEAEFRSLVEGCGEPVRGFLERIFFERGIWREFRAWPAAVSVHHAYVGGLLEHSLSVARAAVALARGYVESGVPVDVDVVVAGSLLHDLGKLESYRLSPTPQVTLPGNVVDHIVLGYHRFMSLAEEAGFDRDRALAIGHILVSHHGSREFGSPVLPATAEAMIVSAADELDFKLYCWREQIAQLDAARDVTDFVPTLQRRLWRGAPPAGNAKAFTEQG, from the coding sequence ATGAAGGAAAAAAAGAGATTGACGGTCGAGGAGACGCGGCGGCTTTCCAAGGATTCCGCCTTTTCCCTGTTGGGGGTCGTCTCCCGCCTTGTGCGCAAGAAGGACAGAAACGACAATCCCTTCTGGGACATCTCGGTGATGGACGGAACGGGACAGATCGACGGCAAGATCTGGGGCAACTCCGAATGGTGGCGGCTCCGGGGCGAGGAGCGGACGCGCCTCGATCCTCTGGCCGACGACGAAGTCCTGAACCTGGAAGGATGCACCGCAGGGCTCCAGGGCAAGGTCGTGGAGTTCAGGGACCAGAACCAGTACAACTTCAACGTCGTGTACCTCGTGGATCAGGACAAGTACCCGGCGCACGGCTTCGTGCGCCGGTCCCCGTTCTCCGACGAGGCCATGGAGGCCGAGTTTCGGTCCTTGGTCGAGGGGTGCGGGGAGCCCGTTCGAGGCTTCCTGGAGCGTATTTTCTTCGAACGGGGGATTTGGAGGGAATTCAGGGCGTGGCCTGCGGCCGTCTCGGTTCACCACGCCTACGTGGGCGGGCTTCTCGAGCACTCGCTGTCCGTGGCGCGCGCGGCGGTCGCCCTCGCCCGCGGCTACGTCGAATCCGGCGTGCCGGTGGACGTGGATGTCGTCGTCGCCGGATCGCTTCTGCACGACCTCGGGAAGCTCGAGTCGTACCGCCTGTCCCCAACCCCCCAGGTCACGCTTCCCGGCAACGTCGTGGACCACATCGTCCTGGGCTATCACCGTTTTATGTCCCTGGCCGAGGAGGCGGGGTTCGACCGGGACAGGGCGCTGGCCATAGGACACATCCTGGTGAGCCACCACGGAAGCCGCGAGTTCGGGTCGCCCGTTCTGCCCGCCACGGCCGAGGCGATGATCGTCTCCGCGGCCGACGAGCTGGACTTCAAGCTCTATTGCTGGCGGGAGCAGATCGCCCAGCTGGATGCGGCCCGGGACGTGACCGATTTCGTGCCCACGCTGCAGCGCCGCCTGTGGCGGGGTGCTCCCCCCGCGGGGAACGCGAAGGCCTTCACGGAGCAGGGATGA